A window of Corallococcus macrosporus DSM 14697 contains these coding sequences:
- a CDS encoding 3-hydroxyacyl-CoA dehydrogenase/enoyl-CoA hydratase family protein, which translates to MTTRIRKVAVLGAGVMGSGIAAHLANSGVRALLLDIVPPKAAPGEDTSSKAFRNKFAQGALANLRKQKPSPIVSGEVLTNIEVGNFEDDLARVAECDWVVEVVKEDLKIKQDLFAKVEKLVRPGTIVSSNTSGMSIVGMTEGRGAEFKKNFLVTHFFNPVRYMKLLELVAGKETSPEVLKTLHRFGEEVLGKGIVYGKDTTNFIANRIGVYGMMRTIASMDKAELSIEEVDKIFGPAMGRPKSAVFRTADIVGLDTFTHVAKNCYDTLTHDEERDVFASPAFLQKMVEKNMLGDKSGGGFYKKQGKEILALDLKSLEYRPQAKVRYESLGAARDIENVRERVASVMNAEDKAGKFAEGVTLDVLAYTSRRIPEIADDVVNVDRGVRWGFGWDLGPFEVWDAYGVKKGVERMKALGLKPAAWVEEMLAAGRESFYGVADGKDTYWDIPSRSVKVVPENARTQRVEYLKRGNKKIAGNDGATLWDMGDGATLLEFHTKMNSIDDQIIEMMNTALDETEKNHKGLVIGNDGSNFSAGANIVALLWAAKSGEFDSIRKLVTGFQAVNQRMRYSPVPVVTAPFNLTLGGGAEVTMGGNAIQASAELYMGLVEVGVGLIPGGGGNMQLLRNVYGPFGTDKDFDFFPFLKKIFLAIGMAKVATSAEEAREIGFLSQADGISANRDFLLSDAKARVLGMADAGFKAPRPSRFRLPGVNGAATIDMMLYDMELNGQVSAHDRKIAQKLATVLTGGNTSPSVLVTEERLLELEAEAFLSLCGEEKTQDRLQHMIEKGKPLRN; encoded by the coding sequence ATGACGACGCGGATCCGCAAAGTGGCTGTGCTGGGCGCCGGAGTAATGGGCAGCGGCATCGCCGCGCACCTGGCCAACTCGGGCGTGCGCGCGCTCCTCCTGGACATCGTTCCGCCCAAGGCCGCGCCGGGCGAGGACACCTCCTCGAAGGCGTTTCGCAACAAGTTCGCCCAGGGCGCGCTGGCCAACCTGCGCAAGCAGAAGCCCAGCCCCATCGTCTCTGGTGAGGTCCTCACCAACATCGAGGTGGGCAACTTCGAGGATGACCTGGCGCGCGTCGCCGAGTGCGACTGGGTGGTGGAGGTGGTGAAGGAGGACCTGAAGATCAAGCAGGACCTCTTCGCCAAGGTGGAGAAGCTGGTCCGCCCGGGCACCATCGTGTCGTCCAACACCTCCGGCATGTCGATTGTCGGGATGACGGAGGGCCGCGGCGCGGAGTTCAAGAAGAACTTCCTCGTCACGCACTTCTTCAACCCGGTCCGCTACATGAAGCTCCTGGAGCTGGTGGCCGGCAAGGAGACGTCCCCGGAGGTGCTCAAGACGCTGCACCGCTTCGGCGAAGAGGTGCTGGGCAAGGGCATCGTCTACGGCAAGGACACCACCAACTTCATCGCGAACCGCATCGGCGTGTACGGGATGATGCGGACCATCGCGTCCATGGACAAGGCGGAGCTGTCCATCGAAGAGGTGGACAAGATCTTCGGCCCGGCCATGGGCCGTCCCAAGTCCGCCGTCTTCCGCACCGCGGACATCGTGGGCCTGGACACGTTCACCCACGTGGCGAAGAACTGCTACGACACGCTGACGCACGACGAAGAGCGTGACGTGTTCGCCAGCCCGGCGTTCCTCCAGAAGATGGTGGAGAAGAACATGCTGGGCGACAAGAGCGGCGGCGGCTTCTACAAGAAGCAGGGCAAGGAGATCCTCGCGCTCGACCTGAAGTCGCTGGAGTACCGGCCGCAGGCCAAGGTCCGCTACGAGTCGCTGGGCGCGGCGCGGGACATCGAGAACGTGCGTGAGCGCGTGGCCTCGGTGATGAACGCCGAGGACAAGGCGGGCAAGTTCGCCGAGGGCGTCACGCTGGACGTGCTGGCCTACACCAGCCGCCGCATCCCGGAGATCGCCGACGACGTGGTCAACGTGGACCGCGGCGTGCGCTGGGGCTTCGGGTGGGACCTGGGTCCCTTCGAGGTCTGGGACGCCTACGGCGTGAAGAAGGGCGTGGAGCGGATGAAGGCCCTGGGCCTGAAGCCGGCCGCGTGGGTGGAGGAGATGCTGGCCGCCGGCCGCGAGTCCTTCTACGGCGTGGCGGACGGCAAGGACACGTACTGGGACATCCCGTCCAGGTCCGTGAAGGTGGTGCCGGAGAACGCCCGCACGCAGCGCGTGGAGTACCTCAAGCGCGGCAACAAGAAGATCGCCGGCAACGACGGCGCCACGCTGTGGGACATGGGCGACGGCGCGACGCTGCTGGAGTTCCACACCAAGATGAACTCCATCGATGACCAGATCATCGAGATGATGAACACCGCGCTGGACGAGACGGAGAAGAACCACAAGGGCCTCGTCATCGGGAACGACGGCTCCAACTTCTCCGCGGGCGCGAACATCGTGGCGCTGCTGTGGGCGGCCAAGAGCGGCGAGTTCGACTCCATCCGCAAGCTGGTGACGGGCTTCCAGGCGGTGAATCAGCGCATGCGCTACAGCCCGGTGCCGGTGGTGACGGCGCCCTTCAACCTCACGCTCGGCGGCGGCGCCGAGGTGACGATGGGCGGCAACGCCATCCAGGCCAGCGCCGAGCTGTACATGGGCCTGGTGGAGGTGGGCGTGGGCCTCATCCCGGGCGGCGGCGGCAACATGCAGCTCCTCCGCAACGTGTACGGCCCCTTCGGCACGGACAAGGACTTCGACTTCTTCCCGTTCCTGAAGAAGATCTTCCTCGCCATCGGCATGGCGAAGGTCGCCACCAGCGCCGAGGAGGCCCGGGAGATTGGCTTCCTGTCGCAGGCGGACGGCATCAGCGCCAACCGGGACTTCCTGCTCTCCGACGCGAAGGCCCGCGTGCTGGGCATGGCGGACGCCGGCTTCAAGGCGCCCCGGCCCTCGCGCTTCCGCCTGCCGGGTGTCAACGGCGCGGCCACCATCGACATGATGCTCTACGACATGGAGCTCAACGGCCAGGTGAGCGCGCACGACCGGAAGATCGCCCAGA
- a CDS encoding M1 family metallopeptidase: MARLDPHSYNDSTQPETETLDWRARVDFKTQRLHAEVTHTLKEASAGPLDLDTRDLEIRDVVDAAGRPLPYILSPSEPILGSRLRIELPPGLRQFTVRYRTAPHASALQWLTPAQTAGGQHPFLYSQCQAIHARSVVPLQDTPRIRIRYTAALRIPKALKAVMAASFLRREELGVEAEEHYEMPQPVPPYLLAFAVGSLAPKELGPRSRVWAEPELLEDAAAEFSGVDDMLRAAESLFGPYDWERFDLLTMPPSFPYGGMENPRLTFLTPTLITGDKSLVNVVAHELAHSWTGNLVTNASAEHFWLNEGFTVFAERRILEALEGPEVSALHGALGRRALDSALQHFRAHPQLTSLRTHLAGVDPDEAFSQIPYEKGYLLLRAMEDAAGRPAFDEFLRRYLATYRFRALTTEEFVAFAEKELPGVLTKVDAEAYLHRPGVPPGAPSPRSLRLEAMDALRGKVPTLEQAKDWTPAEWQLYLESLPREVPRDVIQQLDARFSLTQSRNSEVLVAWLVAALRADWEPAVSRTEVFLGEVGRMKYLKPLYSVLSASHAHRSLARTLFKKHGERYHPIARQGVELILSRA, from the coding sequence ATGGCTCGCCTCGACCCGCACTCGTACAACGACAGCACGCAGCCTGAGACGGAAACCCTGGACTGGAGGGCCCGCGTCGATTTCAAGACGCAGCGGCTCCACGCGGAGGTGACCCACACCCTCAAGGAGGCCTCCGCGGGCCCCTTGGACCTGGATACCCGGGATTTGGAAATCCGTGACGTCGTGGACGCCGCGGGTCGTCCCTTGCCCTACATCCTCTCCCCTTCCGAGCCGATTCTGGGCAGCCGGCTGCGCATCGAGCTGCCGCCGGGCTTGAGGCAGTTCACGGTGCGCTACCGCACGGCGCCACACGCCAGCGCGCTCCAGTGGCTGACGCCCGCCCAGACGGCCGGGGGGCAGCACCCCTTCCTCTATAGCCAGTGCCAGGCCATCCACGCGCGGAGCGTGGTGCCGCTGCAGGACACGCCGCGCATCCGCATCCGCTACACGGCGGCGCTGCGGATTCCCAAGGCGCTCAAGGCGGTGATGGCGGCCAGCTTCCTGCGGCGCGAGGAGCTGGGCGTGGAGGCGGAGGAGCACTACGAGATGCCCCAGCCGGTGCCGCCCTACCTGCTCGCCTTCGCGGTGGGCAGCCTGGCGCCCAAGGAGCTGGGGCCGCGCTCGCGGGTGTGGGCGGAGCCGGAGCTGCTGGAGGACGCGGCGGCGGAGTTCTCCGGCGTGGACGACATGCTGCGCGCCGCCGAGTCGCTCTTCGGGCCCTATGACTGGGAGCGCTTCGATCTGCTCACCATGCCGCCCTCCTTCCCCTACGGCGGCATGGAGAACCCGCGGCTGACGTTCCTCACGCCCACGCTCATCACCGGGGACAAGAGCCTGGTGAATGTGGTGGCGCACGAGCTGGCGCACTCGTGGACGGGCAACCTGGTGACGAACGCCTCGGCGGAGCACTTCTGGCTCAACGAGGGCTTCACCGTCTTCGCCGAGCGCCGCATCCTGGAGGCGCTGGAGGGCCCGGAGGTCTCCGCCCTGCACGGCGCGCTGGGCCGCCGCGCGCTGGACTCCGCGCTGCAGCACTTCCGCGCGCACCCGCAGCTCACGTCGCTGCGCACGCACCTGGCCGGCGTGGACCCGGACGAGGCCTTCTCCCAGATTCCCTACGAGAAGGGCTACCTGCTGCTGCGCGCCATGGAGGACGCGGCCGGGCGGCCCGCCTTCGACGAGTTCCTCCGCCGCTACCTGGCCACCTACCGCTTCCGCGCGCTCACCACCGAGGAGTTCGTCGCGTTCGCGGAGAAGGAGCTGCCCGGCGTGCTGACGAAGGTGGACGCGGAGGCGTACCTGCACCGGCCCGGCGTGCCTCCCGGGGCGCCGTCACCGCGCTCCCTGCGGCTGGAGGCCATGGACGCGCTGCGGGGCAAGGTGCCCACGCTGGAGCAGGCGAAGGATTGGACGCCGGCCGAGTGGCAGCTCTACCTGGAGTCACTGCCCAGGGAAGTCCCACGGGACGTCATCCAGCAGCTCGACGCGCGCTTCAGCCTCACCCAGAGCCGCAACTCGGAGGTGCTGGTGGCGTGGCTGGTGGCGGCGCTGCGCGCGGACTGGGAGCCGGCCGTGTCCCGCACCGAGGTGTTCCTGGGCGAGGTGGGCCGGATGAAGTACCTCAAGCCGCTGTACTCGGTGCTCTCCGCGTCGCACGCGCACCGGAGCCTGGCGCGCACGCTCTTCAAGAAGCACGGGGAGCGCTACCACCCCATCGCCCGGCAGGGCGTGGAGCTCATCCTCTCGCGCGCCTGA
- a CDS encoding DNA-methyltransferase, producing the protein MSAHAAAAPSLKVVRRSLSESVYKKGEAYTLLHGDSLELMSQFEPQTFDMIFADPPYFLSNGGTTCKGGKRVSVAKGGWDVSRGVEEDHKFTTEWLAACQRLLKPTGTLWVSGTQHVIFNAGFAMQKLGYKLLNTVTWFKPNASPNLACRYFTHSTELLIWASPKSGGKLQHTFNYARMKAENGGKQMRDAWALPPSGDAELTADGEGRMWTLTVPRGGEEKAFGSHPTQKPVALLERILEASCPPDALVLDPFNGSGTTGVAALKLGHRYVGIDLDEQYLALAEKRLSAAASR; encoded by the coding sequence ATGTCCGCGCACGCTGCTGCAGCCCCTTCCCTGAAAGTCGTCCGCCGCTCGCTGAGCGAGAGCGTCTACAAGAAAGGGGAGGCCTATACGCTGCTGCACGGCGACAGCCTGGAGCTGATGTCGCAGTTCGAGCCCCAGACGTTCGACATGATCTTCGCCGACCCGCCGTACTTCCTCTCCAACGGCGGCACCACCTGCAAGGGCGGCAAGCGCGTCTCGGTGGCCAAGGGCGGCTGGGACGTGTCGCGCGGTGTGGAGGAGGACCACAAGTTCACCACCGAGTGGCTCGCGGCCTGCCAGCGCCTGCTCAAGCCCACCGGCACGCTGTGGGTGAGCGGCACGCAGCACGTCATCTTCAACGCCGGCTTCGCGATGCAGAAGCTCGGCTACAAGCTGCTCAACACCGTCACCTGGTTCAAGCCCAACGCGAGCCCCAACCTGGCGTGCCGCTACTTCACGCACTCTACGGAGCTGCTCATCTGGGCCTCGCCGAAGTCCGGCGGCAAGCTGCAGCACACGTTCAACTACGCGCGGATGAAGGCGGAGAACGGCGGCAAGCAGATGCGCGACGCCTGGGCGCTGCCGCCCTCCGGTGACGCGGAGCTGACGGCGGACGGCGAGGGCCGGATGTGGACGCTCACCGTCCCGCGCGGCGGCGAGGAGAAGGCCTTCGGCAGCCACCCCACGCAGAAGCCGGTGGCGCTGCTGGAGCGCATCCTGGAGGCGAGCTGCCCTCCGGACGCGCTGGTGCTGGACCCCTTCAACGGCAGCGGCACCACGGGCGTGGCGGCCCTCAAGCTGGGCCACCGCTACGTGGGCATCGACCTGGACGAGCAGTACCTCGCCCTGGCGGAGAAGCGCCTGAGCGCGGCGGCGTCGAGGTAG
- the rpmE gene encoding 50S ribosomal protein L31 has protein sequence MKSEIHPVYPPSRVTCMCGNVVETKSTRGSFSVEICSQCHPFFTGKYKLVDTAGRIDRFRKKYGASPTSAKKE, from the coding sequence ATGAAGTCTGAAATCCATCCCGTCTATCCGCCGTCCCGCGTGACGTGCATGTGCGGCAACGTCGTGGAGACGAAGTCCACCCGCGGCTCGTTCTCGGTGGAAATCTGCTCGCAGTGCCACCCCTTCTTCACGGGCAAGTACAAGCTCGTGGACACGGCCGGCCGCATCGACCGCTTCCGCAAGAAGTACGGCGCGTCGCCGACGTCCGCCAAGAAGGAGTAG
- a CDS encoding 5'-nucleotidase: MLVLDAGNALFKSRDSAQAPDARARAELILSQMDAQGTAAMAVGTRDLGLGVGFLKRQTRKAKLKLLSANLADAKGKRLFPASLVTTVGGVKVGVVGVSPVTAKPVPVGRAAPGQAQEVVQGLPVQPAVAAEAKRLRETSKVDLVVVLAALPRDEALKLADQAEGVDFVVQSHEGRGPGMAQQQALATVIPPGARGRELAKLVLQLDGKGRFADAGVQERTRQQLRLLEGNLARAKTRLAGTQDARERQALETTVASLEANRAAYEKTLGGGATSGGRTHLLSYIQLGGDVPADPAVQKQVERVEPPGSAAH; the protein is encoded by the coding sequence GTGCTCGTGCTGGACGCCGGCAATGCGCTCTTCAAGAGCCGGGACAGCGCGCAGGCGCCGGATGCCCGCGCGCGCGCGGAGCTCATCCTGTCGCAGATGGACGCGCAGGGCACCGCGGCCATGGCGGTGGGCACGCGCGACCTCGGGCTGGGCGTGGGCTTTCTCAAGCGGCAGACGCGGAAGGCGAAGCTGAAGCTCCTGTCGGCGAACCTCGCGGACGCGAAGGGCAAGCGGCTCTTCCCGGCCTCCCTGGTGACGACGGTGGGCGGCGTGAAGGTGGGCGTGGTGGGCGTCTCGCCCGTCACGGCGAAGCCGGTGCCCGTGGGGCGGGCCGCTCCGGGGCAGGCCCAGGAGGTGGTGCAGGGGCTCCCCGTGCAACCCGCCGTGGCCGCCGAGGCGAAGCGCCTGCGGGAGACGTCCAAGGTGGACCTGGTGGTGGTGCTCGCGGCGCTGCCCCGCGACGAGGCGCTCAAGCTGGCCGACCAGGCGGAGGGCGTGGACTTCGTGGTGCAGTCCCACGAGGGCCGGGGGCCGGGCATGGCCCAGCAGCAGGCCCTGGCCACCGTGATTCCCCCGGGGGCCCGGGGCCGCGAGCTGGCGAAGCTGGTGCTCCAACTGGACGGCAAGGGCCGCTTCGCCGACGCCGGCGTCCAGGAGCGGACGCGGCAGCAGCTCCGCCTGCTCGAAGGCAACCTCGCCCGGGCCAAGACGCGGCTGGCGGGCACCCAGGACGCCAGGGAGCGGCAGGCCCTGGAGACGACGGTCGCCAGCCTGGAGGCCAACCGCGCGGCCTATGAGAAGACGCTGGGCGGCGGCGCAACCTCGGGCGGGCGCACGCATCTATTGTCGTACATCCAGCTCGGCGGTGACGTCCCGGCGGATCCGGCCGTCCAGAAGCAGGTGGAACGCGTCGAGCCCCCCGGCTCGGCGGCCCATTGA
- a CDS encoding tetratricopeptide repeat protein has product MRRLALISLLVLPGCFYPADRGRALEAKVDRLGTDTTRIQSELKETREQLAATLPKIDEKVAEVTKALKGLDTASRRKDADIGIQFQKTVEDLAQLRGQVETYLHKITELEAALAAQDQKLVAMQGEAALKEAEAKKKAEELKRPTDKKEFLALANQKAKAGDLLLARQLFNEFMKKWPKDGLVGDAHFGLGETYFSESKCREALFEYGKVLQDFPKAASAPESYLRSSDCFARLKMKEESRLALEELIKSYPKSAEAKTAKARIAEMDKKAKKAKK; this is encoded by the coding sequence ATGCGACGCCTGGCGCTGATATCCCTGCTGGTCCTCCCTGGTTGCTTCTATCCCGCTGACCGCGGCCGCGCCCTCGAGGCGAAGGTCGACCGGCTCGGCACCGACACGACGCGGATTCAGTCGGAGCTGAAGGAGACGCGCGAGCAGCTCGCCGCCACGCTCCCGAAAATCGACGAGAAGGTCGCCGAGGTCACCAAGGCCCTCAAGGGGCTGGACACCGCGTCGCGCCGCAAGGACGCGGACATCGGCATCCAGTTCCAGAAGACGGTGGAGGACCTCGCCCAGCTCCGCGGCCAGGTGGAGACGTACCTCCACAAAATCACCGAGCTGGAGGCGGCGCTGGCCGCGCAGGACCAGAAGCTGGTGGCCATGCAGGGCGAGGCCGCGCTGAAGGAGGCCGAGGCCAAGAAGAAGGCCGAGGAGCTCAAGCGCCCCACGGACAAGAAGGAGTTCCTCGCGCTCGCCAACCAGAAGGCCAAGGCCGGCGACCTGCTCCTGGCGCGCCAGCTCTTCAATGAGTTCATGAAGAAGTGGCCCAAGGACGGGCTGGTGGGGGACGCCCACTTCGGCCTGGGTGAGACGTACTTCTCCGAGTCGAAGTGCCGCGAGGCCCTCTTCGAGTACGGCAAGGTGCTGCAGGACTTCCCCAAGGCGGCCTCCGCGCCGGAGTCGTACCTGCGCTCGTCGGACTGCTTCGCCCGGTTGAAGATGAAGGAGGAGTCGCGGCTGGCGCTGGAGGAGCTCATCAAGAGCTACCCGAAGTCCGCCGAGGCGAAGACGGCCAAGGCGCGCATCGCCGAGATGGACAAGAAGGCGAAGAAGGCCAAGAAGTGA
- a CDS encoding CheR family methyltransferase — translation MADGAPWSGVRAFLSARTGMALSGPQVRRLDERLAARSQGLTPHQYLMFLQSPSGVTDLEDLIAAVVVNKTDLFRDEVQLTAFRAQVLSPLVARTRRPLRVWSAGCSTGEEVATLLVLLADAGADPESTVLGTDIAGDALRRAQWLAFSREQLRRVPDELRSRYFVRSGSREALAPALRERASFQCHNLMETPYPVAPGGGGFDVIFCRNVLIYFTAEAFHRTVEALAGSLAPGGVLVLSASEPLLRVPPSLRVHRGEQAFFYVRSEEAGAVPPSPNGEAAVTNGRRTEGRVAASSPARPQRAPAVGGEAAMIREGRSGEAARPAPVRAGASGAEASGLPTRGAARGGANVPGSHGMEASPLSAAVSPSPDGLDADALGAPAASSPGPESHAEADLLFACVLDGAASGVSDAVAERDLRHCLALDPDHAAARYLLGLLLEQCQRPADAAAEYRRAFQSLESGRARPVAFFLNAERLRVACAHAAERLEFSGRRR, via the coding sequence GTGGCGGACGGCGCGCCATGGTCCGGAGTGCGCGCCTTCCTGTCGGCGCGGACGGGGATGGCCCTCAGCGGCCCCCAGGTCCGCCGGCTGGATGAGCGGCTGGCCGCGCGCAGCCAGGGCCTCACGCCGCACCAGTACCTGATGTTCCTCCAGTCCCCGTCGGGCGTGACGGACCTGGAGGACCTCATCGCCGCGGTGGTGGTGAACAAGACGGACCTCTTCCGCGACGAGGTCCAGCTCACCGCGTTCCGCGCGCAGGTCCTCTCGCCGCTGGTGGCCAGGACGCGGCGGCCCTTGCGCGTCTGGAGCGCGGGGTGCTCCACGGGCGAGGAGGTGGCGACGCTGCTCGTCCTGCTCGCGGACGCGGGGGCGGATCCAGAGAGCACGGTGTTGGGGACGGACATCGCCGGGGACGCGCTGCGCCGCGCGCAGTGGCTGGCCTTCAGCCGGGAGCAGTTGCGCCGCGTCCCGGACGAGCTGCGCTCCCGGTACTTCGTCCGGTCCGGCTCGCGGGAGGCCCTGGCGCCCGCGCTGCGGGAGCGCGCGAGCTTCCAGTGCCACAACCTGATGGAGACGCCCTATCCGGTGGCGCCCGGGGGCGGCGGCTTCGACGTCATCTTCTGCCGCAACGTCCTCATCTACTTCACCGCGGAGGCGTTCCACCGCACGGTGGAGGCGCTCGCCGGGAGCCTGGCGCCCGGCGGGGTGCTCGTCTTGTCCGCGTCCGAGCCGCTGCTGCGCGTGCCGCCGTCGCTGCGGGTGCACCGCGGCGAGCAGGCCTTCTTCTACGTCCGGTCGGAGGAAGCGGGGGCGGTGCCTCCTTCGCCGAACGGCGAGGCGGCTGTCACGAACGGGCGGCGTACCGAGGGGCGCGTCGCGGCGTCGTCTCCGGCGCGTCCTCAGCGGGCCCCGGCAGTGGGTGGCGAGGCCGCCATGATTCGAGAGGGCCGCTCGGGCGAGGCCGCCCGGCCAGCGCCTGTCCGAGCGGGGGCCAGCGGGGCCGAGGCCAGCGGGCTTCCGACGCGGGGGGCCGCGCGTGGCGGCGCGAACGTGCCGGGTTCCCATGGAATGGAGGCCAGCCCGCTCTCAGCGGCAGTGAGTCCATCCCCAGACGGCCTGGACGCAGACGCCCTCGGCGCGCCAGCGGCCTCCTCGCCGGGCCCGGAGTCCCACGCCGAGGCCGACCTCCTCTTCGCCTGCGTCCTGGACGGCGCCGCCTCCGGTGTCTCCGACGCCGTGGCCGAGCGCGACCTGCGCCACTGCCTGGCGTTGGACCCGGACCACGCGGCCGCCCGGTACCTGCTCGGGCTGCTCTTGGAGCAGTGCCAGCGCCCCGCCGACGCGGCTGCCGAGTACCGCCGGGCCTTCCAGTCCCTGGAGTCGGGCCGGGCACGGCCGGTGGCCTTCTTCCTCAACGCCGAGCGGCTGCGCGTCGCCTGCGCGCACGCTGCCGAGCGGCTGGAGTTTTCCGGCCGGAGGCGGTGA
- the cheB gene encoding chemotaxis-specific protein-glutamate methyltransferase CheB: MGKKVSVLVVDDSLICRQLICEALSKDPDIEVVGTCADGKQAVEMTRELRPHVITMDVDMPVMDGLTATEHIMAECPTPILVLTADPRSQAPELTYRALELGALALQIKPAIDAGPDAWNLVREIRLLSSVRVIRHLRRPQRGPLLPPRVATSVLPAVSMGVVVVAASTGGPQVLFKMLSELPADFPAPIVIVQHINAAFAESLAGWLAGASKLKVRLAQDGEPLMPGHVLIAPPGQHTVIPFRGRVGLKPGVERDGHMPSGTMLLESAARTYGRRAVGLVLTGMGADGADGLLAIKQAGGLAVAQNEESCVVFGMPGAAVERKAVDHLIHGDEVAATLVRLARGESLAVGR, from the coding sequence ATGGGCAAGAAAGTGTCGGTGCTGGTGGTCGATGACTCCCTCATCTGCCGACAGCTCATCTGCGAGGCGCTGAGCAAGGACCCCGATATCGAAGTCGTGGGCACCTGCGCGGACGGCAAGCAGGCCGTGGAGATGACCCGGGAGCTGCGTCCCCACGTCATCACCATGGACGTGGACATGCCCGTCATGGACGGGCTCACCGCCACCGAGCACATCATGGCGGAGTGCCCCACGCCCATCCTGGTGCTCACGGCGGACCCGCGCTCGCAGGCGCCGGAGCTGACCTACCGCGCGCTGGAGCTGGGGGCGCTGGCCCTTCAAATCAAGCCCGCCATCGACGCCGGGCCGGACGCGTGGAACCTCGTGCGCGAAATCCGGCTGCTGTCCTCGGTGCGCGTCATCCGCCACCTGCGCCGGCCCCAGCGCGGCCCGCTGCTGCCGCCCCGGGTGGCCACGTCGGTGCTTCCAGCGGTGTCCATGGGCGTGGTGGTGGTGGCGGCGAGCACGGGCGGGCCCCAGGTCCTCTTCAAGATGCTGTCGGAGCTGCCCGCGGACTTCCCGGCGCCCATCGTCATCGTCCAGCACATCAACGCCGCCTTCGCGGAGTCCCTGGCGGGGTGGCTGGCCGGGGCCAGCAAGCTGAAGGTGCGGCTGGCCCAGGACGGAGAGCCGCTGATGCCGGGGCACGTGCTCATCGCTCCGCCGGGGCAGCACACCGTCATCCCCTTCCGGGGACGCGTGGGGCTCAAGCCGGGCGTGGAGCGGGACGGGCACATGCCGTCCGGCACCATGCTGCTGGAGAGCGCGGCGCGGACCTATGGCCGGCGCGCGGTGGGCCTGGTGCTGACGGGCATGGGCGCGGACGGGGCGGACGGCCTGCTGGCCATCAAGCAGGCGGGCGGGCTGGCGGTGGCGCAGAACGAGGAGTCCTGCGTGGTGTTCGGCATGCCGGGCGCGGCGGTGGAGCGCAAGGCGGTGGACCACCTCATCCACGGTGACGAGGTCGCGGCGACGTTGGTGCGGCTGGCCCGGGGAGAGTCCCTCGCCGTGGGGCGCTGA
- a CDS encoding DUF6209 family protein — MVRRFLPSLLPLVLAASTAAAQTTPVAITFDGSWNETPSVELIPAGGQVVVNYDTSRLPQCRGTTSSGDPTWTITGHVQVNRGPVVSFWVAGHEPNNNPTQRTLHLPAGLSGALVMWFDISSQGCQAWDSNHGNNYHFPIGAPTLSFNANWDEAVAGTLRAGEPFIINYDVNRLPECRATYNGPAWAIVAQYRFDNGPIQETAVTGSGTSVPTAITAPAGARHLELWFRNTDRSSCVRYDSDYGANYHFAVE, encoded by the coding sequence TTGGTCCGGCGATTTCTCCCCTCCCTCCTGCCGCTGGTGCTGGCGGCCTCCACGGCCGCGGCGCAGACCACCCCCGTCGCCATCACCTTCGATGGCTCTTGGAACGAGACGCCGTCGGTGGAGCTGATTCCCGCGGGCGGACAGGTGGTGGTCAACTACGACACCAGCCGCCTGCCGCAGTGCCGGGGCACCACGTCCTCGGGCGACCCGACCTGGACCATCACCGGCCACGTCCAGGTGAACCGCGGCCCGGTGGTGAGCTTCTGGGTGGCCGGCCACGAGCCGAACAACAACCCCACCCAGCGCACCCTGCATCTCCCCGCGGGGTTGAGCGGCGCCCTGGTGATGTGGTTCGACATCTCGAGCCAGGGCTGTCAGGCCTGGGACTCCAACCACGGGAACAACTACCACTTCCCCATCGGCGCGCCGACGCTCTCCTTCAACGCGAACTGGGATGAGGCCGTGGCGGGCACGCTGCGCGCCGGCGAGCCCTTCATCATCAACTACGACGTGAACCGCCTGCCCGAGTGCCGCGCGACCTACAACGGCCCGGCCTGGGCCATTGTCGCGCAGTACCGCTTCGACAACGGCCCCATCCAGGAGACGGCTGTCACCGGCTCCGGCACGTCCGTGCCGACGGCCATCACCGCGCCGGCCGGCGCCCGCCACCTGGAGCTGTGGTTCCGCAACACGGACCGCAGCTCCTGCGTGCGCTACGACAGCGACTACGGCGCCAACTACCACTTCGCCGTGGAGTGA